A window of Hallerella porci contains these coding sequences:
- a CDS encoding VanZ family protein, whose protein sequence is MQKLDFLFERYPLFRYIPAILLLALLFRTSSIDGEGMSWLTEPYDKIVHGATYAFLGTFFALWFSNFHWKTKPFLYAVICVILCVIAGVLDEFHQSFVPGRSVSAGDVIADFIGGTIGVIIFVRVKPWQRFRIFKESEK, encoded by the coding sequence ATGCAAAAATTGGATTTTCTTTTTGAACGTTATCCGCTCTTCCGCTATATTCCCGCGATTTTACTTTTAGCGTTGCTTTTCCGCACGTCGTCAATCGATGGCGAAGGAATGAGTTGGCTCACCGAACCTTATGACAAAATTGTTCATGGAGCGACTTATGCTTTTCTCGGGACATTTTTTGCTTTATGGTTTAGCAATTTCCATTGGAAAACGAAGCCGTTCTTGTATGCGGTAATCTGCGTCATTCTTTGCGTTATCGCAGGCGTTCTCGATGAATTTCATCAAAGTTTTGTGCCGGGGCGTTCGGTTTCTGCGGGCGATGTTATCGCAGATTTTATTGGCGGAACAATCGGCGTTATCATTTTTGTGCGCGTAAAACC